One part of the Methylobacterium mesophilicum SR1.6/6 genome encodes these proteins:
- the cydB gene encoding cytochrome d ubiquinol oxidase subunit II codes for MFAFLSDYETLRLTWWLLLGVLLIGFAVTDGFDLGVGALLPFVARTDVERRVAIHTVSATWEGNQVWLVLAGGAIFAAWPALYALSFSGFYLAMFLALVALILRPVAFKYRSKNESAAWRSAWDWALFVGGAVPALIFGVAVGNVLQGVPFHFTDDLRPIYGGTLFGLLNPLALLCGLLSVAMLVAHGAAWLTRKAEGPVAVRARAAGSRAALATAALFALGGVLIWAGAFGGYRVVTPLPGDGASNPLTKEVVAEAGAWLANFRAQPVLALVPLIGVMAPLLAAAGFRAGRAGLTLLASTLGIACIIATVGLAMFPVILPSSTHPGHALTVFDASSSRATLRNMLIATVVFLPLILAYTAWVYRVLRGKVSERDITAPGSPAY; via the coding sequence ATGTTCGCCTTCCTCTCGGATTACGAGACACTCCGCCTGACGTGGTGGCTGCTCCTCGGCGTGCTGTTGATCGGGTTCGCCGTCACTGACGGCTTCGACCTCGGCGTGGGCGCGCTCCTCCCCTTCGTCGCCCGTACCGATGTCGAACGGCGGGTGGCGATCCACACCGTCTCCGCGACGTGGGAAGGCAACCAGGTCTGGCTGGTGCTGGCCGGCGGCGCGATCTTCGCCGCGTGGCCGGCGCTCTACGCGCTGAGCTTCTCCGGCTTCTACCTCGCCATGTTCCTGGCGCTGGTCGCGCTGATCCTGCGCCCCGTGGCCTTCAAGTACCGCTCGAAGAACGAGAGCGCGGCTTGGCGCTCGGCGTGGGACTGGGCCCTCTTCGTCGGTGGGGCGGTGCCGGCCCTGATCTTCGGCGTCGCCGTCGGCAACGTGCTCCAGGGGGTCCCCTTCCACTTCACGGACGACCTGCGTCCGATCTATGGCGGCACCCTCTTCGGCCTGCTCAACCCCCTCGCCCTCCTCTGCGGTCTCCTCTCGGTCGCGATGCTGGTCGCTCACGGGGCCGCATGGCTCACCCGCAAGGCGGAAGGTCCGGTCGCGGTGCGCGCGCGCGCGGCCGGGTCGAGGGCGGCGCTCGCCACCGCGGCGCTCTTCGCGCTCGGTGGTGTGTTGATCTGGGCGGGCGCCTTCGGCGGCTACCGCGTCGTGACCCCTCTTCCCGGCGACGGCGCCTCCAATCCGCTGACCAAGGAGGTCGTCGCGGAGGCCGGCGCGTGGCTCGCGAACTTCCGAGCACAGCCGGTGCTGGCCCTCGTGCCGCTCATCGGCGTCATGGCCCCGCTTCTGGCAGCGGCGGGCTTCCGCGCCGGCCGGGCGGGCCTGACGCTGCTGGCCTCGACGCTCGGCATCGCCTGCATCATCGCGACCGTCGGCCTCGCGATGTTCCCCGTCATCCTGCCGTCGAGCACGCATCCGGGCCACGCACTGACCGTGTTCGATGCCTCCTCCAGCCGAGCGACGCTGCGCAACATGCTCATCGCGACGGTGGTCTTCCTGCCGCTGATCCTCGCCTACACGGCCTGGGTCTACCGGGTGCTCCGGGGCAAGGTCTCGGAGCGCGACATCACCGCTCCCGGCTCGCCGGCCTATTGA
- a CDS encoding universal stress protein: MTYASIMVAVDLTEGARSRVRLAGHLADDFRAGLTGVAAEMPDYSWTPAGPTPGGAFGLSSIQEAVLNDLRVAHEAFEEAVGGRSRVEWRSNLDFPLAFLVAQAAAADLVIVGRETDPGPALIAVDPADATMQLGRPVLVVPPGVDHLDAKRVVVGWKNTREARRAIRDALPFLKRASEVLVVSVDDGAGSEGQDTLRLLQAHDVSAIRVRRDAEGVSAAQALVEAAAEHGADLIVTGAYGHGRLREWAFGGVTRDLLSYAPVCCLMSH, encoded by the coding sequence ATGACCTACGCGAGCATCATGGTCGCCGTCGACCTGACGGAGGGCGCGCGAAGCCGCGTGCGGCTGGCGGGACACCTCGCCGACGACTTTCGCGCCGGCCTGACCGGCGTCGCGGCGGAGATGCCGGATTATAGCTGGACTCCGGCCGGTCCGACGCCAGGAGGGGCGTTCGGCCTTTCCTCGATTCAAGAGGCGGTTCTGAACGACCTCCGGGTGGCCCACGAGGCCTTCGAGGAGGCCGTCGGCGGGCGCAGCCGCGTCGAGTGGCGCTCCAACCTCGACTTCCCGCTGGCATTCCTGGTCGCGCAGGCCGCGGCCGCCGACCTCGTGATTGTCGGACGTGAGACGGACCCTGGGCCCGCACTGATCGCGGTCGACCCGGCCGACGCGACCATGCAGCTCGGGCGGCCGGTGCTGGTGGTGCCGCCGGGCGTCGACCATCTCGACGCAAAGCGCGTCGTGGTCGGATGGAAGAACACACGCGAGGCGCGCCGTGCGATCCGGGACGCCCTGCCGTTCCTGAAGCGGGCGTCCGAGGTGCTCGTCGTCTCCGTCGACGACGGGGCCGGCTCCGAGGGACAGGACACCCTCCGTCTCCTCCAAGCCCATGACGTCTCCGCCATCCGCGTGCGCCGCGATGCGGAGGGCGTGTCCGCTGCGCAAGCGCTGGTCGAAGCGGCCGCCGAGCACGGGGCCGACCTGATCGTCACGGGCGCCTACGGCCACGGCCGCCTCCGCGAGTGGGCGTTCGGCGGCGTCACTCGCGACCTACTGTCCTACGCCCCCGTCTGCTGCCTCATGAGCCACTGA
- a CDS encoding cytochrome ubiquinol oxidase subunit I yields MTDPLLVDLSRLQFALTAMYHFLFVPLTLGLSILVAMMETVYVMTRRKIWRDMTKFWGLLFGINFALGVATGLTMEFQFGMNWAYYSHYVGDVFGAPLAIEGLMAFFLEATFVGLFFFGWDKLKPLTHCAVTWLMALGTNFSALWILIANGWMQNPVGALFNPDTMRMEVTDFAAVILNPVAQAKFVHTVSAGYVCGAVFVLGVSAFYILRGRHLELAKRSFAIAAAFGLASALSVVVLGDESGYAVTDHQKMKLAAMEAMWHTEPAPAAFTVVGVPDVESRTTRYAVHIPWAMGLIGTRSLSTEIPGITELVEHARGRIRNGLVAYDALERIKADRADADARAIFARTQQDLGYAQLLKPLIGDPRKATDADIERAAWSTVPHVPSIFLTFRAMVACGFLLIALFGAALWYTAREAAAPRWLFRAALLALPLPWIAIEFGWFVAEFGRQPWIIEGVLPTALATSELGIPSLLITIAGFTLVYGALAVVEVRLMLRAIAKGPETLAEDPAALFPGVGANRDGARLVAAE; encoded by the coding sequence ATGACCGATCCGCTGCTCGTCGACCTGTCGCGCCTGCAATTCGCGCTGACGGCGATGTACCACTTCCTGTTCGTGCCTCTGACGCTCGGGCTCTCGATCCTGGTCGCCATGATGGAGACCGTCTACGTCATGACGCGCCGCAAGATCTGGCGCGACATGACGAAGTTCTGGGGCCTGCTATTCGGCATCAACTTCGCGCTCGGCGTCGCCACCGGCCTGACCATGGAATTCCAGTTCGGGATGAACTGGGCCTACTACTCCCACTACGTCGGCGACGTGTTCGGGGCCCCGCTCGCCATCGAGGGCCTGATGGCCTTCTTCCTGGAGGCGACCTTCGTCGGGCTGTTCTTCTTCGGATGGGACAAGCTGAAGCCGCTCACCCACTGCGCCGTCACTTGGCTGATGGCGCTCGGCACGAATTTCTCCGCACTTTGGATCCTGATCGCCAACGGCTGGATGCAGAACCCGGTCGGCGCCCTGTTCAACCCCGACACGATGCGTATGGAGGTGACCGACTTCGCCGCCGTGATCCTCAATCCCGTCGCCCAGGCGAAGTTCGTCCACACGGTCTCGGCCGGCTACGTCTGCGGCGCGGTGTTCGTGCTCGGCGTCTCAGCCTTCTACATCCTGCGGGGCCGGCACCTGGAGCTTGCCAAGCGCTCGTTCGCCATCGCGGCGGCCTTCGGCCTCGCCTCCGCGCTCAGCGTCGTCGTGCTCGGCGACGAGAGCGGCTACGCCGTCACCGACCACCAGAAGATGAAGCTCGCCGCCATGGAGGCGATGTGGCACACCGAGCCGGCACCGGCGGCCTTCACCGTGGTCGGCGTCCCGGACGTGGAAAGCCGCACGACCCGCTACGCGGTCCATATCCCGTGGGCCATGGGCCTGATCGGCACGCGGTCGCTGTCCACCGAGATCCCCGGCATCACCGAACTGGTCGAGCACGCCCGGGGTCGGATCCGCAACGGGCTCGTGGCCTACGATGCGCTGGAGCGCATCAAAGCCGACCGCGCGGACGCCGACGCCCGGGCGATCTTCGCCCGGACGCAACAGGATCTCGGCTACGCCCAGCTCCTGAAGCCGCTCATCGGCGACCCGCGCAAGGCGACCGACGCGGATATCGAGCGGGCGGCATGGTCGACCGTGCCGCACGTGCCCTCGATCTTCCTCACCTTCCGGGCCATGGTGGCCTGCGGGTTCCTTCTGATCGCGTTGTTCGGCGCCGCGCTCTGGTACACGGCGCGCGAGGCCGCGGCGCCGCGCTGGCTGTTCCGGGCCGCACTGCTCGCCCTGCCGCTGCCCTGGATCGCCATCGAGTTCGGCTGGTTCGTCGCCGAGTTCGGCCGCCAGCCCTGGATCATCGAGGGCGTCCTGCCGACCGCGCTCGCCACCTCGGAACTCGGAATTCCCTCCCTGCTGATCACCATCGCCGGATTCACCCTGGTCTACGGCGCGCTGGCGGTGGTGGAAGTCCGCCTGATGCTGCGGGCCATCGCCAAGGGGCCCGAGACGCTGGCCGAGGATCCGGCGGCGCTGTTCCCGGGCGTCGGCGCGAACCGAGACGGCGCGCGCCTGGTCGCGGCCGAGTGA
- a CDS encoding universal stress protein translates to MYLRCLLVPTAPGIDATHRLDAALRLGRRLQAHIGVAFIAPGPEHVLAGMASLVPMDCATIEAIARGAREAATEGKAVLEAWCRREGVPLVTKAERLDATFVTWTEHAGEVEPLLTLAGRVNDLVIVDRPDPARSFTGRALDTALFSVGRPTLMVGDTIPYDLLDHVVVAWNGSLEATRLISQSITLLHEAARVTVVHARTERFEEARAADLCAYLRWHGIVAEAVNLPVEDETPVGAAILAEAERRNASMLALGAYTHSRVREFLLGGVTRHVIENARIPVLMAH, encoded by the coding sequence ATGTACCTGCGCTGCCTCCTCGTCCCCACGGCCCCAGGCATCGATGCCACCCACCGGCTGGACGCAGCCCTGCGCCTCGGGCGGCGGCTGCAGGCGCACATCGGGGTCGCCTTCATAGCGCCGGGCCCGGAGCACGTGCTCGCCGGCATGGCGAGCCTCGTGCCCATGGACTGCGCGACCATCGAGGCCATCGCGCGGGGTGCGCGCGAGGCGGCGACCGAGGGCAAGGCGGTCCTGGAAGCGTGGTGCAGACGCGAGGGCGTGCCATTGGTCACCAAGGCCGAACGGCTGGACGCCACCTTCGTGACCTGGACCGAACACGCGGGCGAGGTCGAGCCACTGCTGACGCTGGCCGGGCGGGTGAACGACCTCGTCATCGTCGACCGGCCCGATCCGGCGCGATCCTTCACCGGGCGGGCACTCGACACGGCCCTGTTCTCGGTCGGCCGTCCAACGCTGATGGTCGGCGACACCATTCCGTACGATCTGCTGGACCACGTCGTCGTCGCCTGGAACGGCAGCCTGGAGGCGACGCGGCTGATCAGCCAGTCCATCACGCTGCTGCACGAGGCCGCCAGGGTCACGGTCGTGCATGCCCGGACCGAACGCTTCGAGGAGGCGCGGGCGGCGGACCTGTGCGCCTACCTGCGCTGGCACGGCATCGTGGCCGAGGCCGTCAATCTGCCGGTGGAGGATGAGACACCGGTCGGCGCGGCCATCCTTGCCGAGGCGGAGCGGCGGAACGCGTCCATGCTGGCGTTGGGCGCCTACACCCACAGCCGCGTGCGCGAGTTCCTGCTCGGCGGCGTCACCCGTCACGTGATCGAGAACGCCCGCATTCCCGTGCTCATGGCTCACTGA
- the cydX gene encoding cytochrome bd-I oxidase subunit CydX, translated as MWYFAWVLGLGLAAAAGILNALWYELRTVRDAPQDIAAQLPTP; from the coding sequence ATGTGGTATTTCGCCTGGGTTCTCGGCCTCGGACTGGCCGCGGCCGCCGGCATCCTGAATGCCCTCTGGTACGAGTTGCGCACGGTTCGGGATGCACCGCAGGACATCGCGGCGCAGCTCCCAACACCCTGA
- a CDS encoding universal stress protein codes for MRISNILVSVDLGAAATDRVRLAADIAGRFEATLTGVAARQLVTMIPVESPDASERIFEIEETRAKEELAEARALFVREAGERAGTAWRGALAEPLAYLVEQARAADLVVVGRQGPADGDPGLMGVAAGALLMEVGRPVLVAPPGVERLAAKRMVVAWKDTREARRAVHDALPFLVRADQVHVAVAGPDARREGVADVAAYLSGHGVSVATHLLHQPEIGAADEILRFARREDADLIVMGAYGHSRLREWVFGGATRDMLQGTSLSCLMSH; via the coding sequence ATGCGGATCTCCAACATCCTGGTCTCGGTCGACCTTGGGGCGGCGGCCACGGACCGTGTCCGGCTGGCCGCCGATATCGCCGGGCGCTTCGAGGCTACCCTGACCGGCGTCGCCGCGCGGCAGCTCGTCACTATGATCCCGGTCGAGAGCCCCGATGCGTCGGAGCGCATCTTCGAGATCGAGGAAACGCGGGCGAAGGAGGAGCTGGCCGAGGCGCGCGCGCTGTTCGTGCGCGAGGCCGGCGAACGGGCCGGGACCGCGTGGCGGGGGGCGCTGGCGGAGCCTCTGGCCTATCTGGTGGAACAGGCCCGCGCCGCCGACCTCGTGGTCGTGGGCCGCCAGGGACCGGCCGACGGCGATCCCGGACTGATGGGTGTCGCCGCGGGAGCTCTGCTGATGGAGGTGGGGCGTCCCGTTCTCGTCGCACCACCCGGCGTCGAGCGCCTCGCGGCAAAGCGAATGGTCGTGGCCTGGAAGGACACCCGCGAGGCACGCCGTGCCGTCCACGACGCCCTGCCGTTCCTGGTGCGGGCCGACCAAGTCCACGTCGCGGTGGCGGGTCCGGACGCGCGTCGAGAGGGTGTGGCCGATGTCGCCGCCTACCTGTCGGGCCACGGCGTCAGCGTCGCCACCCACCTGCTGCACCAGCCCGAGATCGGCGCCGCGGACGAGATCCTCCGGTTCGCACGGCGGGAGGACGCTGACCTCATCGTGATGGGCGCCTACGGCCACTCCAGGCTGCGCGAGTGGGTCTTCGGGGGCGCGACCCGGGACATGCTGCAGGGCACCTCCCTCAGCTGCCTGATGAGCCACTGA
- a CDS encoding ATP-binding cassette domain-containing protein — protein MHRQRTSRAGSNRAPLEPAALGLARRAARGGLHRIHGLHALRTATTLAGAVALARLAGSLIETGQIDGPAVGLAAVCAVGGAWLGAVTEARGACLEAEVGARLIDAAEAHLATMPARAASALPRGAVVAGMLRHPSALARLVVGHAAARRMTALGPMLTAAAVALVSWQAALALLLATPAMVVFFALVGGMIRDRAAAQEAALGRLATQFADRVRTLPTILAAHGLARETTKLDRRLRAYSDGTMGVLAVAFLNAGVLDFFSSLAIAILAVFLGLGHLGLAEVPGFAHLALWQSLLILLLAPEYFSHFRRYAELYHAKAEGEAAAAALAWAFAQEEAAGIPDPGPCLGSPGLRGLVLPHVGPVPDLDLPPTGLVALTGSSGAGKSTLLRVLAGVEAPLAGTVQLPADGPRTWVSPETPVPAGTLRHTLTESSPASPEAVAEAAAAVGLAADPHWPGGLDARVWAGAENLSGGQRVRVGVARLLLRPGIAFCDEPTAKLDPINAARVRRALLTAARSRLVVVATHDPALMALADARVTLGTAALPERQAA, from the coding sequence ATGCACCGCCAGAGAACATCGCGCGCCGGTTCCAACCGCGCGCCGCTCGAACCCGCCGCGCTCGGCCTCGCCCGGAGGGCGGCGCGAGGGGGACTGCATCGCATCCACGGCCTCCATGCCTTGCGTACCGCCACGACGCTCGCCGGCGCCGTGGCGCTGGCGCGGCTCGCCGGCTCGCTGATCGAGACGGGACAGATCGATGGACCGGCGGTCGGCCTCGCCGCGGTTTGCGCCGTCGGTGGGGCTTGGCTGGGCGCCGTGACCGAAGCGCGTGGAGCCTGCCTCGAGGCGGAGGTCGGCGCGAGGCTCATCGACGCCGCGGAGGCGCACCTCGCGACCATGCCGGCGCGCGCCGCGTCGGCCCTGCCGCGCGGCGCGGTGGTCGCCGGGATGCTGCGCCATCCGAGCGCGCTCGCCCGTCTCGTCGTCGGGCATGCCGCGGCGCGCCGGATGACGGCGCTCGGCCCCATGCTGACGGCGGCGGCCGTCGCCCTGGTGTCGTGGCAGGCCGCGCTGGCCCTCCTGCTCGCGACGCCGGCGATGGTCGTCTTCTTCGCGCTCGTCGGGGGCATGATCCGAGACCGGGCCGCGGCGCAGGAGGCGGCGCTGGGCCGGCTCGCCACCCAGTTCGCCGACCGGGTGCGCACGCTGCCGACGATCCTCGCCGCGCACGGGCTCGCGCGCGAGACGACCAAGCTCGACCGGCGGCTCCGGGCCTATTCCGACGGCACCATGGGCGTGCTCGCGGTCGCCTTCCTCAACGCGGGCGTGCTCGACTTCTTCTCCTCGCTCGCCATCGCGATCCTCGCGGTCTTCCTCGGGCTCGGTCATCTCGGCCTCGCCGAGGTGCCGGGCTTTGCCCACCTGGCCCTGTGGCAGAGCCTGCTGATCCTGCTGCTCGCGCCCGAGTATTTCTCGCACTTCCGTCGCTACGCCGAGCTTTACCACGCCAAAGCCGAGGGCGAGGCCGCTGCCGCGGCCCTTGCGTGGGCGTTCGCGCAGGAGGAAGCGGCCGGTATTCCGGACCCGGGGCCGTGCCTGGGGTCACCGGGCCTCCGCGGCCTCGTCCTGCCACATGTCGGACCGGTCCCGGATCTCGACCTGCCGCCGACGGGGCTTGTCGCGCTGACGGGATCGAGCGGGGCCGGCAAGTCCACCCTGCTGCGGGTGCTCGCCGGGGTCGAGGCACCGCTCGCCGGCACGGTTCAGCTTCCGGCGGACGGGCCGAGGACGTGGGTTTCCCCCGAGACGCCCGTTCCGGCCGGAACGCTCCGTCACACGCTCACCGAGAGCTCGCCCGCCTCGCCCGAGGCGGTTGCGGAGGCTGCCGCGGCGGTCGGCCTCGCGGCCGATCCGCACTGGCCCGGCGGCCTCGACGCCCGGGTCTGGGCGGGCGCAGAGAACCTCTCCGGCGGCCAGCGCGTCCGCGTCGGAGTGGCGCGGCTCCTCCTGCGACCGGGAATCGCCTTCTGCGATGAGCCGACCGCCAAGCTCGACCCGATCAACGCGGCGCGGGTCCGGCGCGCCCTTCTGACCGCCGCCCGGAGCCGCCTCGTCGTCGTGGCGACCCACGATCCCGCGCTCATGGCCCTCGCCGACGCGCGCGTGACCCTCGGAACCGCTGCTCTCCCGGAAAGGCAGGCCGCATGA
- a CDS encoding c-type cytochrome, which yields MRPVTRLAANLAVILAVMSGLPAAPATAWNRQVRQGETLARTNCARCHAVGRIGESPLRAAPPFRELHTRYPVEDLGEALTEGIRTGHPSMPEFRFDPDQAENLIAYLKSLER from the coding sequence ATGAGACCGGTCACCCGCCTCGCCGCCAACCTCGCCGTCATCCTCGCGGTCATGTCGGGCCTGCCCGCCGCACCCGCGACGGCCTGGAACCGGCAGGTGCGCCAGGGCGAGACCCTCGCCCGGACCAACTGCGCCCGGTGCCACGCGGTCGGGCGCATCGGGGAAAGCCCGCTGCGTGCCGCGCCACCCTTTCGCGAACTGCATACGCGCTACCCCGTCGAGGATCTCGGCGAGGCGCTGACCGAGGGCATCCGCACCGGCCATCCGAGCATGCCCGAGTTCCGGTTCGACCCGGACCAAGCGGAAAACCTGATCGCCTACCTGAAGTCGCTCGAGCGCTGA